In a genomic window of Octadecabacter temperatus:
- a CDS encoding response regulator transcription factor: protein MSQTILIVDDDGDIRDVVRIALGQAGFQTKEAADGRAGLDAIARLKPDLVVLDIGLPEMDGLEVCRTVRVNSDVPILFLTAQGDEIDRIVGLEMGADDYLPKPFSPRELVARVKAILRRGGTAAEDQPLRHGVLEVDPSRHLCRVRGDIVTLTAREMDLLVKLMTRPDQVHSRPALVDAIYGVNVHVSDRTMDSHLRNLRAKLNAAGCGDSVETMHGIGIRMGPCSDVKSA, encoded by the coding sequence ATGAGCCAGACGATCCTGATTGTTGATGATGACGGCGACATCCGCGACGTGGTGCGTATTGCGCTTGGCCAGGCGGGGTTTCAGACAAAAGAGGCCGCTGATGGGCGTGCGGGGCTTGATGCAATTGCACGACTAAAGCCTGATCTGGTGGTTCTGGATATTGGATTGCCAGAAATGGACGGATTGGAAGTCTGTCGCACGGTAAGGGTGAACTCCGATGTGCCGATCTTGTTTCTGACGGCTCAAGGGGACGAGATTGACCGTATCGTTGGCCTTGAAATGGGGGCGGATGACTATCTGCCCAAACCGTTCAGTCCGCGTGAATTGGTTGCCCGTGTGAAAGCAATTTTGCGGCGCGGTGGAACCGCTGCAGAAGATCAACCGCTGCGCCATGGTGTGCTGGAGGTCGATCCAAGTCGCCACCTTTGCCGTGTGCGCGGGGACATTGTGACATTGACGGCGCGGGAAATGGATCTGCTGGTGAAGCTGATGACACGGCCTGACCAAGTCCATTCGCGCCCTGCGTTGGTGGATGCCATCTACGGTGTGAATGTCCATGTAAGCGACCGGACAATGGACAGCCACTTGCGTAACCTTCGCGCCAAATTGAATGCGGCGGGTTGCGGTGATTCCGTTGAGACGATGCATGGAATTGGCATTCGTATGGGGCCTTGTTCAGATGTGAAAAGCGCGTGA
- the rpe gene encoding ribulose-phosphate 3-epimerase has protein sequence MSFDRSIKIAPSILSADFANLGAEIQAVEAQGADWIHVDPMDGHFVPNLTIGPNVVAAIRPHVKTFMDVHLMISPADPYIGDFAKAGSDMITVHAEAGPHLHRSLQSVRAEGKLAGVAVNMTTPLDGLVDILDDIDMILIMTINPGFGGQKFTHSMVDKVARCRAMIGDRPIHIQVDGGIDPTTAPLVARAGADVLVAGSAVFRGGSVATPDVYGDNIRAIREAAEAAL, from the coding sequence ATGTCATTTGATCGCTCTATCAAAATTGCACCGTCCATTTTGTCCGCTGACTTCGCCAACCTAGGCGCTGAAATTCAAGCGGTTGAGGCGCAAGGCGCTGACTGGATCCATGTGGACCCTATGGATGGGCATTTTGTGCCGAACCTTACGATTGGGCCAAATGTCGTGGCGGCCATTCGCCCGCACGTAAAAACCTTCATGGATGTGCATCTGATGATCTCGCCCGCCGACCCTTACATTGGCGATTTTGCCAAGGCGGGCAGTGACATGATTACCGTTCACGCCGAGGCTGGCCCGCATTTGCACCGCTCATTGCAGTCCGTGCGCGCGGAAGGAAAACTTGCTGGCGTTGCGGTGAATATGACGACGCCGTTGGACGGGTTGGTCGACATTCTCGACGACATCGACATGATCCTGATAATGACGATCAATCCGGGATTTGGTGGCCAGAAATTTACGCATTCAATGGTTGATAAAGTCGCGCGTTGCCGTGCGATGATTGGTGATCGTCCGATTCATATTCAGGTGGATGGCGGCATCGACCCGACGACGGCACCTTTGGTGGCCAGAGCCGGTGCCGACGTTCTGGTTGCGGGGTCTGCGGTGTTTCGTGGCGGCTCCGTTGCGACGCCGGACGTTTACGGAGACAACATCCGCGCGATCCGTGAGGCGGCTGAAGCCGCGCTTTAG
- a CDS encoding AraC family transcriptional regulator — protein sequence MEQISLSASDIFGSDEAFVFSRAELDIRRPPQLHVQDFHEMLWVQNGTVRLHTQTGKRDLNEGDLLFISPDQPHGLQGRRAKGAHKNDEASMVVSLAIRPGVIKAIGNRHDDLSGVAFWGRGIEIAHRDIRQLAALNQAALQLERSPRRKLFLEAFILPLLIALDRPPEGLSPDAPDWLISACTAAQNPDVFRNGAAGFVAATGRAHPHVSRTMRRFLGITPSDYINTQRMEYAARRLTGTSDPLAEIAADCGLPNLSHFHKLFLASHGETPQRYRRARQRELVQPRP from the coding sequence ATGGAACAAATTAGCCTCTCCGCCAGCGACATATTCGGCTCTGATGAAGCCTTCGTTTTCAGCCGCGCCGAACTGGACATACGCCGCCCACCACAACTGCACGTACAAGACTTCCATGAAATGCTTTGGGTGCAAAACGGCACCGTGCGGCTACATACCCAAACCGGAAAACGTGATCTTAACGAAGGCGATTTGCTATTCATTTCACCCGACCAACCTCATGGACTTCAAGGGCGTCGCGCCAAAGGCGCGCACAAGAACGATGAAGCATCTATGGTCGTGTCCCTCGCCATTCGCCCCGGCGTTATCAAGGCCATTGGCAACCGTCACGACGACCTATCTGGTGTCGCGTTTTGGGGCCGTGGCATTGAAATCGCCCACCGGGATATTCGCCAGCTCGCCGCATTGAACCAAGCTGCGCTCCAATTAGAACGCAGCCCGCGCCGCAAACTGTTCCTTGAAGCGTTCATATTGCCTCTACTCATCGCGCTTGATCGCCCCCCTGAAGGGCTTTCGCCTGACGCGCCCGATTGGCTTATTTCTGCCTGCACCGCCGCGCAAAACCCTGATGTCTTTAGGAATGGTGCTGCGGGTTTCGTTGCTGCAACAGGGCGCGCGCATCCACATGTGTCGCGAACCATGCGCCGTTTCCTTGGAATCACCCCATCCGATTACATCAATACGCAACGCATGGAGTACGCCGCACGCAGGCTTACCGGCACATCCGATCCGCTTGCAGAAATAGCGGCAGACTGCGGGCTTCCAAACCTGTCGCACTTTCACAAACTGTTCCTCGCCTCGCACGGTGAAACACCACAACGCTACCGCCGCGCACGCCAACGCGAGCTTGTTCAGCCCCGCCCGTAA